A region of Lycium barbarum isolate Lr01 chromosome 1, ASM1917538v2, whole genome shotgun sequence DNA encodes the following proteins:
- the LOC132637883 gene encoding probable LRR receptor-like serine/threonine-protein kinase At3g47570, with product MILPSHTENFQFSYSHFYTMKYTVVVSLLTFSLLPYALCSRANETDRMSLLEIKSMIIDDPLRIMDSWNETIHFCNWLGVSCGRRHRRVTVLDLNSLKLRGSLSPSIGNLSYLHVIKLQNNSFSGEIPSELGFLHRLQILRLDNNSFPGHIPSNISGCINLFSVALSYNTMVGEIPAELGTLLKLQELFLVSNYFTGGIPTSLGNLSLLDTFLASKNKLVGKISDELCQLPNLKYFVVNENNLSGTLPPCLFNQSSMVAIDVGTNHIEGNLPPLLGITLPNLQFLSIHRNSVTGNIPVTLSNATNLQFLIAGRNGLTGKVPPLGNLLNMRRFLVAFNHLGKGENDDLSFITTLVNATSLELLELNTNNFGGALPASVSNLSSELIEFSLTNNHISGEIPRGISNLKKLVAFFVAYNRFHGEIPSEIGDMTYLQELALLGNQFSGQIPISFGNLASLTRLSLRENNLQGRIPSSLGKCHNLELLDLGSNNLSGVIPSEILELSSLSEGVDLSQNRLTSFLPMEIGKLINLGYLNLSDNRLQGQIPTTLGTCVKLEALDLNNNNFMGSIPSTMSNLRGLEILDLSHNNLSGGIPGFLKDFKFLQILNLSSNNLEGAVPTRGIFSNATAAPIFGNKKLCGGTLELDLPACNAEVKKERKSGFPLKIVIPVVCGLIGLTFIVCFLCLRRLSGSRKAPLTDIPENSTLRVSYQCLLRGTDRFSASNLLGMGAFGSVYKGISEDDGTVFAIKVLDLSHPAASRSFLAECEVLKNIRHRNLVKVLSACSSIDHEGNEFKAIVYEYMDKGSLHDWLHFTPRENTESLEHRKLGFLQRLNIAIDVACALDYLHNDCQPPIIHRDLKPSNIFLDESMTGHVGDFGLARFVPPAIPNSSANSKSSTGVGGTIGYTPPELGMGSGPSIYGDVYSFGILLLEMFIGRRPTDEMFNDSLNLHNYAKAALPDRVIHITDPILIRERDELGTKYKLNNNRSSTGDKFLSFLVSVIQIGVSCSVESPNERKRISDVVRELNSLRKLFLEQA from the exons ATGATTCTCCCAAGTCATACAGAGAATTTTCAGTTCAGTTATTCTCACTTCTATACAATGAAGTATACTGTTGTGGTATCTTTACTGACCTTTTCTTTGCTACCCTATGCTCTCTGCTCAAGGGCCAATGAAACAGACAGAATGTCGCTGCTCGAAATCAAGAGTATGATCATTGATGATCCCTTGAGGATCATGGATTCCTGGAATGAAACCATCCATTTCTGTAACTGGCTTGGTGTCTCGTGTGGTCGTCGTCACCGAAGAGTCACAGTTTTAGATCTTAATTCTCTGAAATTGAGGGGTTCTTTGTCACCAAGCATTGGCAATTTGAGCTATCTTCATGTCATTAAGCTCCAAAACAACAGCTTTTCTGGTGAAATCCCATCAGAACTTGGCTTCTTACATAGGTTACAGATTTTACGCCTTGACAATAACTCATTTCCCGGTCATATTCCATCAAACATTTCTGGTTGCATCAACCTTTTTTCTGTTGCTCTTTCATATAATACGATGGTAGGCGAAATTCCAGCAGAATTAGGCACATTGTTGAAACTCCAAGAACTTTTTCTTGTTTCTAACTACTTTACAGGAGGTATTCCGACTTCTCTTGGTAATCTTTCTTTACTTGATACTTTTTTGGCAAGCAAGAATAAATTGGTCGGAAAAATATCTGATGAATTATGCCAATTGCCAAACTTAAAGTACTTTGTAGTGAATGAGAACAATTTGAGTGGAACCCTGCCTCCTTGTCTTTTCAATCAATCTTCTATGGTGGCCATTGATGTTGGAACAAATCATATAGAAGGGAATTTGCCTCCATTGCTTGGTATTACTCTTCCTAATTTGCAGTTCCTTAGCATTCATAGAAACAGTGTAACTGGAAATATTCCAGTAACGCTATCAAATGCCACAAATCTTCAGTTTCTTATTGCTGGTAGAAATGGACTCACAGGAAAAGTACCGCCCCTTGGAAATTTGTTGAACATGCGGAGATTTTTAGTTGCTTTCAATCATCTAGGGAAGGGGGAGAATGATGACCTTAGCTTTATCACCACATTGGTGAATGCCACCAGCTTGGAGCTTTTGGAGCTCAATACAAATAATTTTGGTGGAGCCTTACCTGCATCTGTTAGTAATCTTTCGTCTGAGCTTATAGAGTTTTCGCTAACTAACAATCATATTTCTGGAGAAATCCCAAGAGGGATATCCAATCTCAAGAAGCTAGTGGCTTTCTTTGTGGCATACAACAGATTTCATGGTGAAATTCCTTCTGAAATCGGGGATATGACATATTTGCAGGAGTTGGCTTTACTTGGAAATCAGTTCTCTGGCCAAATTCCAATCTCATTTGGAAATTTAGCTTCTCTAACCAGACTCAGTTTGAGAGAAAATAATCTCCAGGGGAGAATTCCTTCCAGTTTAGGCAAATGCCACAATTTGGAACTGTTGGATCTTGGTTCAAATAACCTTAGTGGTGTCATACCGTCAGAAATTCTTGAACTCTCATCCTTGTCAGAGGGCGTGGACCTTTCTCAGAACAGGTTAACTAGTTTCCTTCCGATGGAAATTGGGAAGTTGATAAATCTAGGCTACTTAAACCTGTCTGATAACAGGTTGCAGGGACAAATTCCTACCACTCTAGGTACTTGTGTGAAACTTGAAGCACTAGACTTAAACAACAACAACTTTATGGGTAGTATTCCTTCAACCATGAGTAATTTGCGAGGCCTGGAAATTTTAGACCTTTCTCACAACAATCTGTCAGGTGGAATCCCAGGATTCTTGAAGGACTTCAAGTTTCTGCAGATTTTAAATCTGTCTAGCAATAATTTGGAAGGTGCAGTCCCCACAAGAGGCATCTTTAGTAATGCTACTGCTGCACCCatctttggaaataaaaagctCTGTGGGGGTACACTAGAGTTGGACCTTCCGGCTTGCAATGCAGAagtaaaaaaagaaaggaaatcaGGTTTTCCGTTGAAAATAGTAATTCCTGTAGTTTGTGGGCTTATAGGATTGACATTCATAGTTTGTTTTCTTTGCCTAAGACGGTTAAGTGGATCGAGAAAAGCACCACTTACAGATATACCTGAAAACTCGACCTTAAGAGTATCTTATCAGTGTCTCCTTAGGGGAACTGATAGATTCTCTGCATCAAATTTGCTTGGCATGGGTGCTTTTGGGTCAGTATATAAAGGAATTTCTGAAGACGATGGTACAGTTTTTGCTATTAAGGTACTGGACCTTTCACACCCTGCAGCTTCCCGGAGTTTTTTAGCTGAATGTGAGGTTCTAAAGAACATCAGACATCGTAATCTTGTAAAGGTGCTAAGTGCATGTTCAAGTATCGATCATGAAGGTAATGAATTCAAAGCCATAGTTTATGAGTACATGGATAAGGGAAGCCTGCATGACTGGTTGCATTTCACTCCTCGGGAGAACACTGAATCACTGGAGCACAGGAAGCTTGGGTTTCTTCAAAGATTAAACATTGCCATTGATGTCGCCTGTGCTCTGGACTATCTGCATAATGATTGCCAACCTCCAATAATTCACCGTGATCTGAAGCCAAGCAATATTTTCCTTGACGAAAGCATGACTGGACATGTTGGTGATTTTGGTTTGGCAAGATTTGTTCCACCAGCAATTCCAAACTCATCAGCAAATTCAAAAAGCTCTACAGGAGTAGGGGGAACTATTGGTTATACACCTCCAG AATTGGGCATGGGAAGTGGCCCCTCTATCTATGGAGATGTATACAGCTTTGGCATACTGCTCTTGGAAATGTTTATTGGGAGGAGACCAACTGATGAAATGTTCAACGACAGTTTAAACCTTCATAACTATGCCAAGGCTGCTTTACCAGACAGAGTGATACATATTACAGATCCCATTCTTATCCGGGAAAGAGATGAACTTGGGACCAAATACAAGCTCAATAACAACAGAAGCAGTACCGGTGACAAATTTCTGTCATTCTTAGTTTCGGTGATTCAAATTGGAGTTTCCTGCTCAGTAGAATCTCCAAACGAAAGAAAACGGATCAGTGATGTCGTTCGAGAACTCAATTCATTGAGGAAGTTATTCTTGGAGCAAGCATAA